A genomic stretch from Anaerolineae bacterium includes:
- the phnC gene encoding phosphonate ABC transporter ATP-binding protein, with amino-acid sequence MLKIEHLTKIYDNGVLALDDVSFEVPDGQFVVIIGLSGSGKSTLLRCINRLIDPTAGRILWNDIDITAATDEELRLIRRRIGMIFQQFNLVKRSSVLTNVLSGRLGYTNPLWSLINYFPRSEREKALEKLERVGIREKAHNRADELSGGQQQRVGIARALMQEPELMLADEPVASLDPATSHSVMKYLELLNKEDGLTVLCSLHFLSLARTYADRIIALKEGKLMFDGLPEDIDDERFKAIYGEDAVRVEIA; translated from the coding sequence ATGCTCAAGATCGAACACCTCACCAAAATCTATGACAATGGCGTCCTGGCCCTGGATGACGTCAGCTTTGAGGTGCCGGATGGCCAGTTTGTTGTGATCATCGGCCTGAGCGGTTCCGGCAAGTCCACCCTGCTGCGCTGCATCAATCGCCTCATCGACCCCACCGCCGGGCGCATCCTCTGGAACGACATTGACATCACCGCTGCCACCGACGAAGAACTGCGCCTGATCCGCCGGCGCATCGGCATGATCTTCCAGCAGTTCAACCTGGTCAAGCGTTCTTCCGTCCTGACGAATGTTCTGTCCGGGCGGCTGGGCTACACCAACCCGCTGTGGAGCCTGATCAACTATTTTCCGCGCAGCGAACGGGAGAAGGCCCTGGAAAAACTGGAGCGGGTGGGCATCCGGGAGAAGGCCCACAACCGCGCTGATGAACTGAGCGGTGGCCAGCAGCAGCGTGTCGGGATCGCCCGCGCTTTGATGCAGGAACCAGAGTTGATGCTGGCTGATGAGCCGGTAGCCAGCCTGGACCCGGCTACCTCCCATTCAGTTATGAAGTACCTGGAACTGCTGAACAAGGAAGATGGCCTGACCGTGCTGTGCAGCCTGCACTTTCTCAGCCTGGCGCGGACCTACGCCGACCGGATCATCGCTCTGAAAGAGGGCAAACTGATGTTCGACGGCCTGCCGGAAGATATCGACGATGAACGCTTCAAAGCCATTTATGGCGAAGATGCTGTGCGGGTTGAGATCGCTTAG
- a CDS encoding ABC transporter permease subunit: MNILLLVITVFVIGALGGLGIWLGERLQVGLLADLGNFLSTLGRLIELVITLITGVSAAFFAASVGMELTRDGLKVLTGTPSHIAGGILGAIGGALLFAGLALIANIAALLTLLLPFMTAILGMQVVIMIFNRVVKPAVLAEGDARQTARLIVGIAGAVIAFFLAYDFLETGRGLVDGRLPSSLTWNVLGYQVQSIVAKAALVGGVLSGVGGLLAGTRAIFPLGLTIYNVTRTILNALRSIEPLIMGIVFVIWVGVGPFAGVLALTLHGIAALGKLYSEQTENIDPGPLEAIQATGANRLQTIVYGVVPQIIPPYIAFTMYRWDINVRMSTIIGFVGGGGIGFLLQQQINLLRYQDAGVAVLAIAIVVSVLDYASATIRERMV; the protein is encoded by the coding sequence ATGAATATCCTGCTGCTGGTGATCACGGTGTTCGTGATCGGCGCGCTGGGTGGCCTAGGCATCTGGCTGGGCGAACGGCTGCAGGTTGGCCTGCTGGCCGATCTGGGCAATTTCCTCAGCACGTTGGGACGCCTGATCGAGCTGGTGATCACCCTGATCACCGGCGTCAGCGCGGCCTTCTTCGCCGCTTCAGTGGGGATGGAACTGACCCGCGACGGACTTAAGGTGTTGACCGGAACGCCCAGCCATATCGCCGGCGGGATTCTGGGCGCCATTGGCGGGGCGCTGCTCTTCGCCGGTCTGGCGCTGATCGCCAACATCGCAGCATTGCTGACCCTGCTCCTGCCGTTCATGACCGCCATTCTGGGCATGCAGGTTGTGATCATGATCTTCAACCGGGTGGTCAAGCCGGCAGTCCTGGCGGAAGGCGACGCCAGGCAGACCGCCCGTCTCATCGTTGGCATCGCCGGCGCGGTAATCGCCTTTTTCCTGGCTTACGACTTCCTGGAAACCGGGCGCGGGCTGGTCGATGGACGGCTGCCTTCCAGCCTGACCTGGAATGTGCTGGGCTACCAGGTGCAGTCCATCGTGGCCAAGGCGGCCCTGGTGGGCGGCGTCCTCAGCGGCGTCGGCGGCCTGCTGGCCGGAACACGGGCCATCTTCCCGCTGGGACTGACGATCTACAACGTGACTCGCACTATCCTCAACGCCCTGCGCTCCATCGAGCCGTTGATCATGGGTATTGTCTTCGTGATCTGGGTAGGCGTGGGGCCATTCGCGGGCGTGCTGGCGCTAACCCTGCATGGCATCGCCGCGCTGGGCAAGCTCTACTCCGAGCAAACGGAGAACATCGATCCCGGCCCGCTGGAGGCGATCCAGGCCACCGGCGCCAACCGGCTGCAAACGATCGTCTACGGCGTCGTGCCGCAGATCATCCCGCCTTACATCGCCTTCACCATGTATCGCTGGGACATCAACGTACGCATGTCCACGATCATCGGCTTTGTCGGCGGTGGCGGCATCGGTTTTCTGCTCCAGCAACAGATCAACCTACTGCGCTACCAGGACGCCGGCGTAGCCGTCCTGGCCATCGCTATTGTTGTTTCCGTACTGGACTATGCCAGCGCCACCATCCGCGAGCGCATGGTGTAA
- a CDS encoding aspartate/glutamate racemase family protein has translation MKTIGVLGGMSWESSLEYYRLLNEGVKARLGGLHSAWIVMVSVDFAEVEAMQAANRWDDAARFMIEAALRVELGGADFLVIATNTMHRLADAIQAEISIPLLHIADATAGPIKAQGLRTVGLLGTRYTMEGDFYQGRLEEQHGLRVLTPDTAGRETVHRIIYNELVLGDIRPASREAYRAIIADLVKAGAEGIILGCTEIGLLVRPEDSPVPIFDTTALHAAAAVDWALEDV, from the coding sequence ATGAAGACAATCGGCGTGCTGGGTGGGATGAGCTGGGAATCATCCCTGGAGTACTACCGTCTGCTGAACGAGGGAGTCAAAGCACGGCTGGGCGGTCTGCACTCGGCCTGGATCGTGATGGTGTCGGTGGACTTCGCCGAGGTCGAGGCCATGCAGGCCGCCAACCGCTGGGACGATGCCGCGCGGTTCATGATTGAGGCGGCGCTGCGGGTAGAGTTGGGCGGGGCCGACTTCCTGGTAATCGCTACCAACACCATGCACCGCCTGGCCGACGCCATCCAGGCCGAGATCAGCATCCCGCTGCTGCATATCGCCGACGCCACCGCCGGCCCGATCAAGGCGCAGGGGCTGCGCACAGTAGGCCTGCTGGGCACCCGTTACACGATGGAGGGCGATTTTTACCAGGGGCGGCTGGAAGAGCAACACGGGCTGCGCGTCCTGACGCCGGATACCGCCGGGCGTGAAACCGTCCACCGCATCATCTACAACGAGCTGGTGCTGGGGGATATCCGTCCGGCCTCGCGGGAGGCGTACCGGGCCATCATTGCCGATTTGGTCAAGGCAGGTGCAGAGGGGATCATCCTGGGCTGTACGGAGATCGGCCTGCTGGTCAGACCGGAAGATAGCCCGGTGCCGATCTTTGACACAACCGCCCTGCATGCCGCGGCGGCGGTTGACTGGGCGCTGGAGGATGTCTAG